A DNA window from Hevea brasiliensis isolate MT/VB/25A 57/8 chromosome 2, ASM3005281v1, whole genome shotgun sequence contains the following coding sequences:
- the LOC110650496 gene encoding uncharacterized protein LOC110650496 isoform X1 gives MGSLKKERLTSTSNTANSNTANMNKKQSCTNPGCFFCSMKEQNLSLRRAGIGSCFKEMPVKDSQEHVLVLSGLWNIAMTQPDDPEFPSLGIFDCMARLIQKGINDRSWLLRDENIYVPYYAAHVIGSYTMNKVEFAEKAVESGVIPPLMELLRGKISWVEQRVAVRALGHLASYERTFAAVAAYEREVVQLTIKLASTCLDAVFANFVGVKDVEKRLKYHSNLLTRGVGGLDMENRKAEEWASQIQCWSLYLLNCFACKERCLDLICRQEFLKYLCGMCGGLVNHSSPAGVGLIRILCYSKNGRKSIAESKEVINNICNLSRSSDDWQYMGIDCLLLLLKDQDTRYKVIEITTLFLVDLVELKSLGDRLNVGEAITKALLLDYKQIKLKVKNKNVLNVLQEMWNLKVERRRREKLMLSEEKAEERRVLVGLIKQQGNHMFWLGNIEEALVKYTEALAMCPLRLRKERMVLHSNRAQCHLLLRDPDAAISDSTRALCLSNPANSHSKSLWRRSQAYDMKGLAKESLMDCIMFINGCIRTETSKHLKIPYFAARMISKQTEATWLFAGAKSRASISQVDQAVQELDGDHDLQKYEEIMKIRMKKKGFISLVCQP, from the exons ATGGGTTCTCTGAAGAAGGAGAGGTTAACCTCTACCTCTAACACTGCCAACTCTAATACTGCTAATATGAATAAGAAGCAGAGTTGCACCAATCCTGGTTGCTTCTTTTGCTCCATGAAAGAGCAAAACTTGTCACTGAGGCGAGCTGGAATAGGCAGTTGTTTCAAGGAAATGCCAGTCAAAGACAGTCAAGAACACGTTCTGGTGCTTAGTGGTCTATGGAACATTGCTATGACACAGCCAGATGATCCAGAGTTCCCATCCCTCGGCATCTTCGATTGCATGGCAAGGTTGATCCAAAAAGGTATTAATGATAGAAGTTGGCTTCTTAGGGATGAAAACATATATGTCCCTTATTATGCAGCTCATGTAATCGGCTCTTACActatgaacaaagttgagtttgcAGAGAAAGCTGTTGAATCAGGTGTCATACCACCATTAATGGAGCTTTTACGAGGAAAGATTAGTTGGGTGGAGCAAAGAGTAGCGGTTAGAGCACTTGGTCATCTGGCAAGCTATGAAAGAACCTTTGCAGCAGTAGCAGCGTACGAACGAGAGGTAGTGCAATTAACCATAAAGCTAGCTTCTACTTGTCTTGATGCGGTGTTTGCTAATTTTGTTGGGGTGAAGGATGTAGAGAAGAGGTTGAAGTATCATAGTAACTTGCTTACAAGAGGAGTTGGAGGGCTAGACATGGAGAACAGAAAGGCGGAGGAGTGGGCCAGCCAAATTCAATGCTGGTCTCTTTATCTTTTAAATTGCTTTGCTTGCAAAGAGAGGTGTTTAGATCTCATTTGCAGGcaagaatttttaaaatatttgtgTGGAATGTGTGGTGGATTGGTGAATCATTCATCACCTGCAGGAGTTGGACTCATTAGAATATTGTGCTACAGTAAAAATGGCAGAAAGAGCATTGCTGAATCAAAAGAAGTTATAAACAATATATGCAATCTCTCGAGATCTTCAGATGATTGGCAGTACATGGGCATCGATTGTCTTCTGTTACTTCTCAAAGATCAAGATACCAGGTATAAAGTCATAGAAATTACCACCTTGTTTCTTGTAGATTTGGTTGAACTTAAAAGCCTTGGCGATAGATTAAATGTGGGTGAAGCAATAACAAAAGCACTTCTTTTAGACTATAAACAAATCAAGTTGAAGGTAAAGAACAAAAATGTTCTAAATGTGTTACAAGAAATGTGGAATTTGAAAGTAGAgaggagaagaagagagaaattaATGCTGTCAGAAGAAAAGGCTGAGGAAAGGAGAGTTTTGGTGGGATTAATAAAGCAACAAGGAAACCACATGTTTTGGTTAGGAAATATAGAAGAAGCATTAGTGAAGTATACTGAAGCACTAGCTATGTGCCCGCTAAGGTTGAGAAAGGAAAGAATGGTCCTTCATAGTAATAGAGCTCAGTGTCACTTGCTGCTAAGAGACCCAGATGCAGCCATTAGTGACTCAACTCGAGCTCTTTGCCTATCCAACCCAGCAAACTCTCATAGCAAAAGCCTTTGGAGGAGATCACAGGCGTATGACATGAAAGGGTTAGCTAAAGAGAGCTTGATGGACTGTATAATGTTTATCAATGGCTGCATCAGAACTGAAACAAGCAAACACTTGAAAATCCCATACTTTGCAGCACGTATGATCAGCAAACAGACGGAAGCAACGTGGCTATTTGCGGGTGCCAAGTCAAGGGCATCAATAAGTCAAGTGGATCAAGCAGTACAAGAATTGGATGGTGATCATGACTTGCAGAAATATGAGGAAATAATGAAAATTAGGATGAAGAAAAAAGGTTTCATATCTCTG GTCTGTCAACCATAA
- the LOC110650496 gene encoding uncharacterized protein LOC110650496 isoform X2 produces MGSLKKERLTSTSNTANSNTANMNKKQSCTNPGCFFCSMKEQNLSLRRAGIGSCFKEMPVKDSQEHVLVLSGLWNIAMTQPDDPEFPSLGIFDCMARLIQKEKAVESGVIPPLMELLRGKISWVEQRVAVRALGHLASYERTFAAVAAYEREVVQLTIKLASTCLDAVFANFVGVKDVEKRLKYHSNLLTRGVGGLDMENRKAEEWASQIQCWSLYLLNCFACKERCLDLICRQEFLKYLCGMCGGLVNHSSPAGVGLIRILCYSKNGRKSIAESKEVINNICNLSRSSDDWQYMGIDCLLLLLKDQDTRYKVIEITTLFLVDLVELKSLGDRLNVGEAITKALLLDYKQIKLKVKNKNVLNVLQEMWNLKVERRRREKLMLSEEKAEERRVLVGLIKQQGNHMFWLGNIEEALVKYTEALAMCPLRLRKERMVLHSNRAQCHLLLRDPDAAISDSTRALCLSNPANSHSKSLWRRSQAYDMKGLAKESLMDCIMFINGCIRTETSKHLKIPYFAARMISKQTEATWLFAGAKSRASISQVDQAVQELDGDHDLQKYEEIMKIRMKKKGFISLVCQP; encoded by the exons ATGGGTTCTCTGAAGAAGGAGAGGTTAACCTCTACCTCTAACACTGCCAACTCTAATACTGCTAATATGAATAAGAAGCAGAGTTGCACCAATCCTGGTTGCTTCTTTTGCTCCATGAAAGAGCAAAACTTGTCACTGAGGCGAGCTGGAATAGGCAGTTGTTTCAAGGAAATGCCAGTCAAAGACAGTCAAGAACACGTTCTGGTGCTTAGTGGTCTATGGAACATTGCTATGACACAGCCAGATGATCCAGAGTTCCCATCCCTCGGCATCTTCGATTGCATGGCAAGGTTGATCCAAAAAG AGAAAGCTGTTGAATCAGGTGTCATACCACCATTAATGGAGCTTTTACGAGGAAAGATTAGTTGGGTGGAGCAAAGAGTAGCGGTTAGAGCACTTGGTCATCTGGCAAGCTATGAAAGAACCTTTGCAGCAGTAGCAGCGTACGAACGAGAGGTAGTGCAATTAACCATAAAGCTAGCTTCTACTTGTCTTGATGCGGTGTTTGCTAATTTTGTTGGGGTGAAGGATGTAGAGAAGAGGTTGAAGTATCATAGTAACTTGCTTACAAGAGGAGTTGGAGGGCTAGACATGGAGAACAGAAAGGCGGAGGAGTGGGCCAGCCAAATTCAATGCTGGTCTCTTTATCTTTTAAATTGCTTTGCTTGCAAAGAGAGGTGTTTAGATCTCATTTGCAGGcaagaatttttaaaatatttgtgTGGAATGTGTGGTGGATTGGTGAATCATTCATCACCTGCAGGAGTTGGACTCATTAGAATATTGTGCTACAGTAAAAATGGCAGAAAGAGCATTGCTGAATCAAAAGAAGTTATAAACAATATATGCAATCTCTCGAGATCTTCAGATGATTGGCAGTACATGGGCATCGATTGTCTTCTGTTACTTCTCAAAGATCAAGATACCAGGTATAAAGTCATAGAAATTACCACCTTGTTTCTTGTAGATTTGGTTGAACTTAAAAGCCTTGGCGATAGATTAAATGTGGGTGAAGCAATAACAAAAGCACTTCTTTTAGACTATAAACAAATCAAGTTGAAGGTAAAGAACAAAAATGTTCTAAATGTGTTACAAGAAATGTGGAATTTGAAAGTAGAgaggagaagaagagagaaattaATGCTGTCAGAAGAAAAGGCTGAGGAAAGGAGAGTTTTGGTGGGATTAATAAAGCAACAAGGAAACCACATGTTTTGGTTAGGAAATATAGAAGAAGCATTAGTGAAGTATACTGAAGCACTAGCTATGTGCCCGCTAAGGTTGAGAAAGGAAAGAATGGTCCTTCATAGTAATAGAGCTCAGTGTCACTTGCTGCTAAGAGACCCAGATGCAGCCATTAGTGACTCAACTCGAGCTCTTTGCCTATCCAACCCAGCAAACTCTCATAGCAAAAGCCTTTGGAGGAGATCACAGGCGTATGACATGAAAGGGTTAGCTAAAGAGAGCTTGATGGACTGTATAATGTTTATCAATGGCTGCATCAGAACTGAAACAAGCAAACACTTGAAAATCCCATACTTTGCAGCACGTATGATCAGCAAACAGACGGAAGCAACGTGGCTATTTGCGGGTGCCAAGTCAAGGGCATCAATAAGTCAAGTGGATCAAGCAGTACAAGAATTGGATGGTGATCATGACTTGCAGAAATATGAGGAAATAATGAAAATTAGGATGAAGAAAAAAGGTTTCATATCTCTG GTCTGTCAACCATAA